The DNA region cccacgggttgcgggctataCTGACATCCCTACCCAAGACTCGAACTCGGGTCTTGGAAGACATACAAAACTTTCATCTCACTTGGCCAATTTCATAACTTGAAAGATAGTGGATTATAAATAAACTTAGTACTCCTCATATCCCACTTTAAGAGTTTCATTTGAGTTCGGTACGAATTTAAGAAATGTACAAGAAAATTGgtgaaaaaaaatagtggaatatgagtcatactttcatatattagttttataataaaatgtgagtgaaaaaagattggtggaatgtgagacctattaccatttatggaatattccaacggaattcctaaagtgggacacccaaAATTGGTAAattgagactcctaaagtgagacggagggagtacatgtttTGGGGGTATAATTATACTCCGATGTTCTATTCTCCCTCCTCCGCCAGTGTCGAGCTAACATCATCATATGCATGTACATAATGTAAAGCAAATTAGCAGTTGAATCATGAATTATGAAATTCTTGTTTATCCCACAACTTGAAATATCGATTGTAAAAACCATGAACTCTGGTTTGTGAAAATGTTAAAATTCTTGATTTTTATTGCTGATTATCATAATTGATACTTAAAGTTGCGGGACGAGCATGAGTAAAaccaaaatttatgatttttccaacaaatttgcTCTATAATTTGTAAACAAGCTTGTTCACTAGACACAAGCGAAGGGGGTAGCCGTTTACTGTTGTCAATTGTAAATTGGGTTGATGATAAGAGCATCGGCATTGCCATCTCGATGCGGGCTCAaactcgtctcggcgagacaagCCAGCATCGAGATGGCGATGCAGCCCTCCCGTCGCGTCCAGTGTCCCTCAGAGACGAGGAAGCTGGCAAGctagctcgccacgcgccaacACCACGTGGCGAGCTCTGGCGCAAGGCGTGacgcccgcgagtgggcgtcgtcatgctgatgcaataaataattttttttaaaaaaaattgatttttcgaagaaaaaaaattataaaattaaaatttttaaacggtaatattaccgtttgaatttattttttttttctttttttattctataaatactctcattacCTCTTTCgttttacacacaaacacactatctctcatctttttttcttcttatcagttcatatcatctctctttcctctccaatttctgcaaaaatgtcctgtgacggaaactccggcgTCTAGGGCGGCTACGACTTGAACGGGTTTgtcgactgggggcatgtacaatgttttgggtgcttccggttccggttAGTCGCcaggcacccaaggctcgtcgacgccggcgtaCCAAACACTATCTTTTCCAATTGATGTATAATATCGTCCCTCCGCCCTGAGGTATGGGCAAACGCaaggattatcccaaattagggagaatATTCCGGAGGAACACACTCCGGAAAACCTTCCTACCGGAGctagaagaggaggaggcggaagAGGGTGCCagaagaggaggaggacgaGGCGATGGAGGACGTAGGTCGTCATCCATACAGCTCCGCGAAGACAATGGCTCTCTTCAACGCTTGGATCAGCACGTCGTACGAtctcatcgtcgggaatcaacaaatcCGCGAGTGTTTTTGGGATAAGGTCACCGACGTATACAACGAGCAAAAGCCGAAGGGGACCTTCCGCCGCAACATGAAAATGCTTCACAGTCATTTTGAGCGAGCCGACAAAGATATCAAAATATTTTGTGGGATTTACAAGCATGAAGCGGagaattaccaaagcggagcaaGTGGAGCCGACATTTTGAGAGCGGCTTTGCTAGTCTTTAAATCCGACACCGGCAAAGATTTCAAACATCCCGATGTTTGGCAGTCGGTCAAAGAGCTTGAtaggtgggctggcggtgtccagtccaacACGGGCTCGAGctcacgaagcacacggcgggtggccaatactcgtctagtgagggcggggaaggcaacgcctcacaagaggttgagttcCCAACATTtgatgcagggggctcctccgGTACAcgacgtcggccgcaagggaaaAAGGCGGCGAAGACGGCTAGAGCTCGCGCatggaggggccgaggcgaatcaagccaggtgGGCTCCCAAGGTCCGCCGCCCTccttaatgtccatgtacttcaccatcacgatggctgacacttcccaCATGACGCCTgaccaatatcaagcccatcttgccggcTTTGCTTATCtagcaagacaacttggtattccgcttCAAACGGGTGCACCGCCActgccttcgggggatgattcgccggcggtgtaatttttataatttaagtttgcaatttttaatttctagtattttaaattatgtcttatttatttatttttttagattttaattatgtgttttttttttttttttttaggattttaaattgtaatttcattttatttgatgaagtgtgttttttattaattgaatttgttggaaataaaaataaaaatgaaattgaatgaatagttaagggatgagatggttaagagatggagggttgcaggtgttgtctcttagttaaaagatgaggtaaaaagtgcagtgaggcccatgaatagttaagggatgagacggtattGAGGCAGAGATGTGAACGGCTTAAAGAGCAATGTTTGTGAGTGAATATTTGGGATTGATGTTAGAGGTAGGTTACGGATTCCATGCGCACGCAGAGGCAGTTTAAGAGTCTGTAACGTCCACAAATTCTGTGCTGATATACACGATATTTCATTATCAAACCACCCACTGAAAATTACCCATCACTGAGGGGCTAtgttataatttaaattatgcatcacttgcaaaaCTGCACATATGATATATGTGTCATGATTTGATTCTCTTACAAGATAATATGTACTCAAACTCCTCTAAGTCTTGTTTCCATCCCATTCCCCTCCTATGCTATATGCTAGCTTGCGCCATATATTTAGCATGTCATATATAGTGTAGAGAATATTAATTTAGGTTAATTCCAAAGAAAAATCTATAAACTATAAGAAAATGAAGCTAGCTAGTCTGCACCAATCAAAAGCTTTACAATcatcaagtaaaaaaaaatcttaataaTAATGGAGAGGGACCATTGTACCATATAAAGCTCAGGATAATAAACCGCAGCGATAGCCTTCCATTTCCGTTTCGTCTCTTTCACCATATAATAATCAAACCCTTTCAAATAGTGAAATAGTGTTGTAAGTATTTAAATGACCACGTGCTCCTACGTATGTTGCAGTAATATTTCaactttctgttttttttttcaattcaaaaactAAAACATACTCCACATGACCAATTAAGTTATAAATAAACTAATTTGAGATTGAGAATATTTTATacagtaattaaaaaaatctgaaatttGAGTAGACATATCAACTTTATTACGAAAGAAACAAGGGATCGGAGGATTAATAATCCAAAacgatttattattatttttccattttattaaaatatatctAAACCAATGTCAATAGTGATAATCATATTCGCAATTTTCCagttataaaacaaaataaacatatatGCGAGAAGAAAAGAAGTTACGTTTATTTGATTGTATTTGTATGGTACATTTCAGTATGCATTCAAATGCATATAAAAGAACAAATGTGAAATCAAGAGTGACATAGATATCCACAAATATAGCAGCTTCCATGATTGAGAGATGTCTAGGTCTTCTTAAATCTTCCTTGATGTCAATCCCATAAATCTCGTAATTCCTCGAGGCGGAAATATCGGTAGGTTTCTTCTCCTATAATATATGAACCTATAAAACGACAAACTAATTACTAGGAGTATCATTTTAGTAGTATTTCCTTGTATATAAAGTAGTAATTGGTGCAATTTCATTTTAGTAGACCAAGCTGAATTGTTAACTGAGTCTAACATATTTTAAAGGACGAAATAGTCTTTTGTTGTTTTTCCTgactttacattttattttgtcagagcatccacaacgggcggacgtccgccattaggcatgAGAGggacggatacggacgtccgctgcggacacctgagttccgcggcattccgacgacgtccgtcgtgacgtccgccattgcgagttctcgacggacgttccgattttttatttttttttaataaaaactctatatatacggctcgttgaacttcatttcattcgcaccacttattttaacgagtttctctctctctctctctttacatttcttttatatatccagaatggttagtggtagtggtagtgtgCGGGTGGTAGTCGTGGAATTTCTGATGACGTACGTCGGTGAATTAGAGAACAGTTGCGGGTCGTTACGTCCAGGGAGATAAATCGTGCGATACAAGCAGCCTTGCAGCAGCAgctgcagccggcggtacctcgacccatccatcgtcgaactatagtaccccgggaccacatcgctgcacaccgtcggttgtatgaggactacttcgctccggagcTGCAGTTTGAAGAGAACATGTTCcagcgacgttttaggatgcatcatccgctatttctgcgtatcgtgggcgctttagagcgtcgatattCGTATTTCAGGATGAGGGAGGATGCGGTTGGTAAACCCGGCTATAcgcccatacagaagtgcactgccgcaattaggcaactggcatacggaggtgcgaccgacatgttcgatgagtacctccacatcggcgagacgactgcccgcgattgtctgaattatttttgtgagggcgttagggagatatttgCGGATGGGTATCTTCGGAAGTCTACCCCGGAAGATTGTCAtgctctgatggatatgcacgagAGTCAGCACGGGTTTTAGGGAATGTTGGGcatcatagattgtatgcattgggagtgaaAGAAcagccccgccgcctggaaaggggtgtacactacTGGTTCCAAGGGCAAGAATcacacgatgatccttgaagtggtagttgactaccggctgtggatttggcatgcgtattttcaAGTagccggatcgaacaacgacatcaatgtcctCCAGTCATCGCCCCTTTTCATTGTCCAATGCATGGGTGTTGGTCCGgccgtcagtttcgtcgccaacggcaaccaacacaacatgggctattatttggcggatgagatataccctgtgtggcccgtctttgtgaagacgatcagatgccccacaaaagaaaagaaggtgtattttgcgggtcgtcaggaggcagcgcgcaaggatgtggagccagcatttggtgtgctccaggctcgatgggcggcagtgaagggtccatcacggctgtggtatattgacagcatcgctgatatcatgtatgcatgtattatcatgcacaacatgattgtcgaagatgaaggtccagcactgactgagtgggccaatgatgatgttgatgctgccgGTCCAAGCCCCGGCGTGAccaccgccaatgtacgtaTGTGGATACCCCATGAAGAGGCCGACCGAGTCTGTGCATTTGCCTCCATGCGCCAACGACAAGCCCATATTTGACTCCAGAAAGATATAATCGAAGAGCTATGGacgcggaggggtcgtcgttgatatttagaatgtaatttgtttagacttttttttgctgaaatgtacttttttttatttaatgaaattatcattgcactttctacgtccgtatttgtgtcgaaattttaatttcgtaaattgttgaattccttaaattgtttaatttggtgaattcgtgaatttttattattgtgggaaatccgtcgggatgtccttagGGATGCCCGTcattgtgtagtgggatgtccttataacgtggcagtgcagtgggatgtccttatgacgtgacaggaggtgtttttgggaagtccgttgggatatccgccgggacatccgtcccagtgtggatgctctaattttgttttatttcctttaAAGACAGGGTTTCAAATCACTTATATTAGTGGGTTTTATTGTATCCCAGTTTGTTTATAAAATTGCCTAGGCTCCGCTATAGTTTAAAAAGGGACGTAGGTGCCTAATAttataaaaagttttaaaaatttattttttttcaagaactttaaacttatataatatcacaaatttaaatagttattgAATTTTTCTCACCAGCGACAAAATTCAACTACATTTCATTTGTCATTACATCACATAAGATATAGTTATTACTAAAAAATGATAGTGATGTGATTATAAAGTTCCTAAAAGCTAGATATAATTATCTATCTCATTTTAATGTAGTCCGAATTTGTCGCCGGTGgaaaaaattcaacaactatttaaatttgtgatattatatgtcaagTTAAGAGTTCgtggaaaaaataattttttaaaaaatttcgtgATATTAGGCATCAATATCCATTTTAAAAATCAGtaaaaaaactataaaatttgaatttagtcTCAATTATCTCATGGTGAAATATGTTGAGGAAATTTTCAACCAAACAATGTCGTTTTATTATGAATAGATAACATTATTTGACTCACTAGTTGTGACATCCGCATATGACTTCTCAGCTATCATATACTCtatccgtccgccattaggagtccaaTTTAtgggcggcacgggttttaagaaatgtaagaaaagtgggtggaaaaagttagttgaattGGAGTcttacttgtatatattaattttaaatgaaatgcgGGTGGAATGAGCTAGtagaaggtgagaccctattaccatttatggtaaaagtgaaccgggactcctattcacggacggactaaaatgaaaaatgggactcctattcgcggacagaggaagtatcagatactccctccgtcccaccataagcgagtcactttcctttttgagaTGTCCCACCATAAATAAGCTATTTTCATTTTAAGCAAAAAATCATCTCTCTCACTCTATTTtcccacctactttattctttttactcctctatttttttttctctttcatactttactctTTGTACTTTAACTTTTTAAATAACAATTCTTAAAATCTTGTGCTAAAAGAAGTGGTGCTCTTATGgtaggacggaaggagtacaatTTTAGATAAACTTTTCGCTACATGATTTATATTGAGAAGAAGTTAGTGAATTTTCCAGCTTATTTTAAAAGTTGTGGGGCTATATCACTATTTTTCCAGCAATTTATCATTGAGTTATATTTCCACATCTAAGAATGAATTCGGCTTGGAATTTTTTCGAACTACTAGTATAACTTTTAACCGAAACTTCTTAAGTCAAAATACCTAACCCAACTAAGATATTGAAATGTCATTACCAAATTGACAACAATTGGACATAATAGTGCGCAtaacttatttcctttttttctttacttGCAAGTGTAGTTTACCAAGTTGCTTACATGTTAAAATCTGCACTGTTTGAATTTTCACTTAAATGAATTTTCACTTAAATGAGGCTTAAACTTATTTCGTCGAATAACAATTTCATTTAGGAACTAGCTAGAATAGTGCCATTCCATCTTATGTGTGAATTATTTATGATAagacaccaattaaatcaaataattaaaaccATTTATGCTGACAAAGTAACTCAAATGACTGCACCATATATTACATGAATGAAATCACAAAATATATGCAAGATTTTGTTTCCACTCCCCACCACTAAATATATGACAAATGGAGAGAGTGGCCCATAGTCGATCGATTACAAAATATTTACAAGTTGGAATTTCTTTGCTGATTggacttattatttatttatttggagtCATTTATTTATTGGCACTATAAATATGATAATTCAGATATTAGAAGTAGTATTAGAAAGAAAACAGAGTATGGAGCGATCAGTAGACGAGAGTGATTTTAACCTCAATGAATGGGGCGTCAGAGCTCGAAGGATCAGCCGCGAAAACACCAAATCCAGAAGATTCTCAGCTTCAAATTTGAAGAGCTTGAGAGAAGAAGCCGCCTCCTTCAGATCAAACGTCACCGTTTCAAGCACCGCTTCCTCGCCTGGCTACACCATCAGAGGTAATTAATTGAACACCCAACACATTCCTCCTCATCTCTACCTTTCTTCAATTTTGACACAAGCTCCATTGATCACGCAGAGGAAATTGATCCTTCCACATATTCCTTCACAACCGCTCTCAGAGGTAAAAGTGAAGACTAAtgaatcaatcaatcaatgaaaaCACATTTCAATTCGAAAATTGAATTAATCAACTGGTGTTGCAGGGTTGCAAGCGAAAACAGCGTACGCGTGGGAGGCGCAGCAGCCTCGAGATGGATTGATTCTGAATTCGAAATGGAACGAAGCGGAAAAATACATAAGCAATCCGTTATCAGGAGAAGTTCCTCTGGAGTGCTTATCGGCCAAAACCCTAAGCGGCAGATCCTTCCGCGGCCTCGCCACCAGAATCAGCATGTCCGCGCCGCTCATCTACCCTTCCCAAATCCACCACGAAAAACCACGTACCTTTTCTTCTgcatcatctataaatacagaataaaaaatgtatacataatttaaaatgttTTGATTGTTGGAGAGCAGAGGCGGAGAAGAAAACGAGAGACGTGGGGACGCAAAGCACGCCGATAGATCTGAGCTCGAGCAGCCCGACGCCGGCGGCGACGCCTTCGATTGAAGATCGATCGATGAAGATATTGACGAGTGAGGCGGAAGGGGGAGATTCATCTGTTTCGTTCAAATCGGAAACAGCAACGCCAACAGAGGTGAGTAATTAAGTAACTGACGGACTTGTTGTTTTTCCTAAATTAAGAAGAGttaatataaaaatgatttagAGTCCGTCGCTTTCATTGGTCCCATAACAGAGGCAATACGATAAGTGGTCCATGAATGAAATAGACCACACAAGAACACTTGCAAGTTAGGCAATGAGTTCCATGTCCATCACAGGAAAATGTGGACTCAATCATCTTCATTCTTCCTCGTCTTCCCCTCACTCACTCTCATCTTCCCTTCTATCCACCTATATATTTACAAATAAGGCAGCTAGATTTTGGACAGACAGGGGTAGTAAGTGTGGGGGACTGGTAGAGATTCGGTCCCTTAGCATGTGCTAAGGTCACATTCTTCATCTTGTTTTCTTTTGATGCACCCCTCTCTCTTCTGCCAATCATCAACCattctttatttatttctaattCACAATGAA from Salvia splendens isolate huo1 chromosome 9, SspV2, whole genome shotgun sequence includes:
- the LOC121748174 gene encoding uncharacterized protein LOC121748174; translation: MALFNAWISTSYDLIVGNQQIRECFWDKVTDVYNEQKPKGTFRRNMKMLHSHFERADKDIKIFCGIYKHEAENYQSGASGADILRAALLVFKSDTGKDFKHPDVWQSVKELDRGLLRYTTSAAREKGGEDG
- the LOC121747912 gene encoding uncharacterized protein LOC121747912 yields the protein MIIQILEVVLERKQSMERSVDESDFNLNEWGVRARRISRENTKSRRFSASNLKSLREEAASFRSNVTVSSTASSPGYTIREEIDPSTYSFTTALRGLQAKTAYAWEAQQPRDGLILNSKWNEAEKYISNPLSGEVPLECLSAKTLSGRSFRGLATRISMSAPLIYPSQIHHEKPQAEKKTRDVGTQSTPIDLSSSSPTPAATPSIEDRSMKILTSEAEGGDSSVSFKSETATPTEVEEKETIEEERNGGERKKQWGMGCYCLSLRGLYIMRSQRHKEKHKKENKQSHLS